A genomic window from Lotus japonicus ecotype B-129 chromosome 1, LjGifu_v1.2 includes:
- the LOC130731036 gene encoding DNA replication complex GINS protein PSF3-like isoform X2, giving the protein MAKYYDIDDIMVEEEKSASGVGIDPSSETDLIEAGSKVELPFWLAHELQLRQAVSVNVPPCFNQKTRLEIQADSASVDLKSRCPFFYEFGCKIAPIVGDRTIGFLLLSAFKSRYKEVLTKAHTAAFATGSKFWTILTKEEINLYEVAQSAMASFKKWRMGGPRFQISNVLGRKRKSTE; this is encoded by the exons ATGGCAAAGTACTATGATATTGATGACATTATGGTGGAGGAAGAG AAGTCGGCATCTGGAGTGGGAATAGATCCAAGTTCTGAGACGGACCTT ATTGAAGCAGGCTCAAAAGTTGAATTGCCTTTTTGGCTTGCTCATGAATTACAGTTGAGACAAGCAGTATCAGTAAATGTTCCCCCTTGTTTCAATCAAAA AACAAGGCTAGAGATCCAAGCTGATTCTGCATCTGTGGATCTCAAGTCTAGATGTCCATTCTTTTATGAATTTGGTTGCAAGATAGCACCCAT AGTTGGCGACCGGACCATTGGGTTTCTGTTATTATCTGCATTTAAGAGTAGGTACAAGGAAGTCCTCACGAAGGCACATACTGCAGCATTTGCAACTGGCTCCAAATTTTGGACTATTCTGACAAAAGAAGAGATCAATT TGTATGAGGTAGCTCAATCTGCAATGGCATCCTTCAAGAAGTGGCGAATGGGGGGGCCCAGATTTCAGATATCTAATGTTCTGggaagaaagagaaaatcaaCTGAATAG
- the LOC130731036 gene encoding DNA replication complex GINS protein PSF3-like isoform X1 has translation MAKYYDIDDIMVEEEIVSVIFQKSASGVGIDPSSETDLIEAGSKVELPFWLAHELQLRQAVSVNVPPCFNQKTRLEIQADSASVDLKSRCPFFYEFGCKIAPIVGDRTIGFLLLSAFKSRYKEVLTKAHTAAFATGSKFWTILTKEEINLYEVAQSAMASFKKWRMGGPRFQISNVLGRKRKSTE, from the exons ATGGCAAAGTACTATGATATTGATGACATTATGGTGGAGGAAGAG ATTGTGTCGGTGATATTTCAGAAGTCGGCATCTGGAGTGGGAATAGATCCAAGTTCTGAGACGGACCTT ATTGAAGCAGGCTCAAAAGTTGAATTGCCTTTTTGGCTTGCTCATGAATTACAGTTGAGACAAGCAGTATCAGTAAATGTTCCCCCTTGTTTCAATCAAAA AACAAGGCTAGAGATCCAAGCTGATTCTGCATCTGTGGATCTCAAGTCTAGATGTCCATTCTTTTATGAATTTGGTTGCAAGATAGCACCCAT AGTTGGCGACCGGACCATTGGGTTTCTGTTATTATCTGCATTTAAGAGTAGGTACAAGGAAGTCCTCACGAAGGCACATACTGCAGCATTTGCAACTGGCTCCAAATTTTGGACTATTCTGACAAAAGAAGAGATCAATT TGTATGAGGTAGCTCAATCTGCAATGGCATCCTTCAAGAAGTGGCGAATGGGGGGGCCCAGATTTCAGATATCTAATGTTCTGggaagaaagagaaaatcaaCTGAATAG